A genome region from Eremothecium gossypii ATCC 10895 chromosome VII, complete sequence includes the following:
- the MRPL1 gene encoding mitochondrial 54S ribosomal protein uL1m (Syntenic homolog of Saccharomyces cerevisiae YDR116C (MRPL1)), producing the protein MLFSRVGLLSFRRGLHLTAVQLSQEAAATSSKLSKDQLKKRELRRLAQRKAAARRPASASPLYMPVQQALRFLRAAEVGQPATQQTISVNTMVIGDKGAALLSGTVTLPSPMRETKVAVFTNDPEQAETARTKYGCYLVGGAELVEQLKSGEVKVDFDKAFATPDIAPLMAAKLGRVLGPKGLLPSAKKGTVAGDLSELLGDDINSTPFKQRNNCISLAIGKCHFSDRQIMENLLAVQAAFRAAMTSQKTKKTSLFGTTTLTSTHGPGIVIDFLK; encoded by the coding sequence ATGCTATTCAGTCGTGTTGGACTGTTGTCCTTCAGAAGAGGTTTGCATCTTACGGCAGTCCAGCTATCTCAGGAGGCCGCTGCGACTTCAAGCAAGCTAAGCAAAGATCAGCTGAAAAAACGGGAATTGCGCAGGCTTGCGCAGCGGAAAGCAGCGGCCAGGCGGCCTGCAAGTGCGTCTCCTCTCTATATGCCTGTACAGCAAGCTCTGCGGTTTTTGCGGGCAGCAGAGGTCGGGCAACCCGCCACGCAGCAGACCATTAGTGTGAACACGATGGTGATTGGCGACAAAGGTGCGGCACTCTTATCCGGCACGGTGACTCTGCCCAGCCCGATGAGAGAGACCAAGGTTGCCGTATTCACGAACGATCCCGAGCAGGCGGAGACTGCCCGCACCAAGTACGGCTGCTACCTGGTGGGTGGTGCGGAGCTCGTGGAGCAGTTGAAGAGCGGAGAGGTCAAGGTGGACTTCGACAAGGCGTTTGCCACTCCGGACATTGCCCCGCTCATGGCGGCGAAACTGGGCCGGGTTCTGGGGCCCAAGGGCCTCCTGCCCTCGGCCAAGAAGGGGACGGTGGCCGGCGATCTTTCGGAACTACTTGGCGACGACATAAACTCCACGCCGTTCAAGCAGCGCAACAACTGCATCAGCCTTGCCATTGGTAAATGCCACTTTTCTGACAGACAGATTATGGAAAATCTACTCGCCGTGCAGGCTGCGTTCCGGGCAGCGATGACCTCGCAGAAAACCAAAAAGACAAGTTTGTTTGGAACTACCACCCTGACCTCTACGCACGGGCCGGGAATAGTCATCGACTTTCTCAAGTGA
- the MRX14 gene encoding mitochondrial 54S ribosomal protein bL34m (Syntenic homolog of Saccharomyces cerevisiae YDR115W), translating into MLTAPSDEHTVLHYTIVAHRTMFSMYRSMLQWSSRRTIMTVVSPVRKMAPVPQIQYGAIGAFTPAAAPKPSMLSMLLGLTQKRWKSRGNTYQPSTLKRKRRVGFLARARSRTGRNILKRRREKGRWYLTH; encoded by the coding sequence ATGTTGACAGCTCCAAGCGACGAGCACACGGTGTTGCATTATACCATTGTAGCGCATCGCACAATGTTTTCGATGTACAGAAGCATGTTGCAGTGGTCCTCGAGGAGGACTATCATGACAGTGGTGTCTCCGGTGCGGAAGATGGCTCCGGTACCTCAGATACAATATGGTGCAATTGGTGCATTCACTCCGGCGGCTGCACCCAAACCTTCTATGCTATCCATGCTGCTTGGGCTGACACAGAAAAGATGGAAGAGTAGGGGTAACACGTATCAGCCAAGTACGCTCAAACGGAAGCGGCGCGTGGGGTTTTTGGCCAGGGCGCGCAGCAGAACCGGTCGGAACATCCTAAAGCGGCGCAGGGAGAAGGGTAGATGGTACCTGACTCACTGA
- the GEP5 gene encoding Gep5p (Syntenic homolog of Saccharomyces cerevisiae YLR091W (GEP5)), with amino-acid sequence MNEHIQRIVSRLPLHRATSEVILAYLSKQQAQYPTERIELVEPLNDFLRKGGHQGLQRLVFHVHFQLMLRAPEHLRLLRRHREELQRFWPYERHHSLLALSDVRSQSLRRLWEDGQEEVLQQMQYCRHHWLREGDVPERYALTQAQREEVLHRVFAQYMFLKQRPALWSVRRLPIPVVEIGMTPLGFDIPDVRVDGLFKDKTKSVLRLLYREHPALTPAAEEDMLRIIAECPTRAMRRIYLRACRRAYVLDADAQLFRVSRLRHFI; translated from the coding sequence ATGAACGAACATATCCAGCGCATTGTTAGCAGGCTGCCGCTTCACCGGGCTACCTCTGAGGTGATACTGGCGTACCTTTCGaagcagcaggcgcagtATCCGACAGAGCGCAtcgagctggtggagcCGCTGAACGACTTTCTCAGGAAGGGAGGCCACCAGGGCCTCCAACGGCTGGTGTTCCACGTCCATTTCCAGCTGATGCTGCGGGCGCCGGAGCAcctgcggctgctgcgccgtcaccgcgaggagctgcagcgaTTCTGGCCGTACGAGCGGCACCACtcgctgctggcgctgtcGGACGTACGAAGCCAATCGCTGCGACGGCTGTGGGAGGACGGGCAGGAGGAAgtgctgcagcagatgCAGTACTGCCGGCATCACTGGCTGCGGGAGGGCGACGTGCCGGAGCGCTACGCGCTGACGCAGGCGCAGCGGGAGGAGGTCCTGCATCGTGTGTTCGCGCAGTACATGTTTCTGAAGCAGCGGCCGGCGCTGTGGAgcgtgcggcggctgccAATCCCGGTGGTGGAGATCGGGATGACTCCGCTGGGCTTCGACATTCCGGACGTGCGGGTCGACGGTCTGTTTAAGGACAAGACCAAGAGCGTGCTGCGGCTTCTATACCGCGAGCACCCGGCTCTGACGCCGGCGGCAGAGGAAGACATGCTGCGCATTATTGCCGAGTGTCCTACGCGCGCCATGCGCCGCATATACCTGCGTGCGTGCCGCAGGGCCTACGTGCTGGACGCCGACGCCCAGCTGTTTCGAGTGAGCCGCTTGCGGCACTTCATCTGA
- the PDS1 gene encoding securin (Syntenic homolog of Saccharomyces cerevisiae YDR113C (PDS1)) gives MKKHEDKENLVTSAGRGAMMPRTPIHQLKRSSSNLAGRNSTRMPLASKDRNQSQGVFGLKTSGAGGAGGAQAQSKRPASSSIAKNMPDSKLKKYGSVLGVGYGSLAKAKSLVLKDTSDCESANEESEEEEGNPLAAKLKSRLCSAEEGGNEDDGSSGLLLGEALSQLAAAGETQEDVPPVEYAPEKLPELPHVPNGYESLKSADLAKLAKYHSPFLRFGDKEDEENTEPGDSQQLIPLEFGALDDSQSSSDEDDATSNGAALGAIALSQEEPDEVQFEFAVGEGLDSKDLHSLLD, from the coding sequence ATGAAGAAACACGAAGATAAGGAGAACCTTGTGACCTCAGCAGGTCGGGGAGCGATGATGCCCAGAACGCCGATCCATCAGCTGAAGAGATCCAGTTCGAATCTGGCCGGCAGGAATAGCACGCGTATGCCGCTTGCTTCTAAGGACAGGAACCAGTCGCAGGGTGTCTTCGGGCTGAAGACAagcggggcgggcggcgcgggcggcgcgcaggcgcagaGCAAGCGGCCCGCTTCCAGCAGCATTGCCAAGAACATGCCCGACAGCAAGTTGAAGAAGTACGGGAGCGTGCTGGGGGTGGGGTACGGGAGTCTGGCGAAGGCTAAGTCGCTTGTGCTGAAGGATACCAGCGACTGCGAAAGCGCGAACGAGGAGTCCGAAGAGGAGGAGGGAAACCCGCTGGCGGCGAAACTGAAAAGCAGGCTCTGCTCGGCCGAAGAGGGCGGCAACGAAGATGacggcagcagcgggctCCTGCTTGGCGAGGCACTTTCACAGCTGGCGGCTGCCGGCGAGACGCAGGAGGACGTGCCACCCGTGGAGTATGCGCCCGAGAAGCTGCCCGAGCTACCGCATGTCCCGAACGGCTACGAGTCGCTCAAGAGCGCGGATCTTGCCAAGTTGGCGAAGTACCACTCTCCCTTCTTACGATTCGGCGACaaggaggacgaggagaaCACGGAACCCGGGGATTCCCAGCAGCTCATCCCGCTCGAGTTTGGGGCCCTAGACGACTCCCAGTCATCTAGTGACGAAGACGATGCAACAAGCAATGGAGCAGCATTGGGTGCGATCGCTCTGTCTCAGGAGGAACCGGACGAAGTGCAGTTTGAGTTTGCCGTTGGTGAGGGATTGGATTCTAAGGACCTACATTCTCTATTAGACTGA
- the XDJ1 gene encoding Xdj1p (Syntenic homolog of Saccharomyces cerevisiae YLR090W (XDJ1)), protein MTRDLYEVLGIASSASEQEVKRAYRQLALRYHPDKISDESEREASEAKFKEISAAYAVLSDEQKRAEYDQFGTVDGGYGHDEFGHGDDDFMNFFRYGAGRHGYQHEEDDFEEVGRTADSTVPLKLTTKQLYLGKTFQFKARRKVLCPRCGGSGLRKRAAARPMIRCEGCEGQGYKERISRIGPGLISRERVSCADCGGKGKRIPTTAADNCKKCTGKCVVQEESIISVYVPRGSQHGDRLRYPGQSDMEPGKETGDLVFVIDEQTDVSSSLERKGTDLYCTMKISLAEALTGFTRIVTRTFDERVLRINIPRGKVLRPGNYLKFTNEGWPIEDGARFGDMYVQVLIEFPKDNWFNEKAELDAIRNILPGLADAPSTKTEDPSNTEEVRAYSIIANHTGLPDYLDRENQGYSRQQHESTAGTPECPMQ, encoded by the coding sequence ATGACCAGGGACTTATACGAAGTGCTCGGGATTGCCTCGAGTGCGAGTGAGCAGGAGGTCAAAAGGGCATACCGGCAGCTTGCACTACGGTACCATCCCGACAAGATCAGCGACGAGAGTGAACGCGAGGCGTCGGAGGCTAAGTTCAAGGAGATCTCGGCGGCCTATGCAGTGCTGTCGGACGAACAGAAGCGCGCAGAGTACGACCAGTTCGGGACTGTGGATGGTGGGTATGGGCATGATGAGTTTGGGCACGGGGACGACGACTTCATGAACTTCTTCCGGTACGGGGCGGGGCGGCACGGCTACCAGCATGAGGAGGATGACTTTGAGGAGGTGGGGCGCACCGCGGACTCCACAGTGCCTCTCAAGCTAACGACCAAGCAGTTGTACCTGGGCAAGACGTTCCAGTTCAAGGCGCGGCGCAAGGTCCTGTGTCCGCGCTGCGGTGGGTCTGGGTTGCGCAAgcgggcagcagcgcggccgATGATACGCTGCGAGGGATGCGAGGGCCAGGGCTACAAGGAACGTATTTCCCGGATTGGGCCGGGGCTGATCAGTCGCGAGCGCGTCAGCTGTGCGGACTGTGGGGGCAAGGGCAAGCGCATTCCTACGACCGCGGCAGACAACTGTAAGAAGTGCACAGGCAAGTGTGTGGTACAGGAGGAGTCGATCATCTCGGTATACGTGCCCAGAGGCTCGCAGCATGGCGATCGGCTCCGGTACCCAGGCCAGTCGGACATGGAACCGGGCAAGGAGACCGGCGATTTGGTGTTTGTGATCGATGAACAGACAGACGTGTCTTCGTCGCTCGAGCGCAAGGGCACCGACCTGTACTGCACAATGAAGATCTCGCTTGCGGAGGCACTGACCGGGTTTACAAGGATTGTCACCCGCACGTTCGACGAGAGGGTCTTGCGCATCAACATTCCCCGTGGGAAAGTGCTGCGGCCAGGCAACTACCTGAAGTTCACCAATGAGGGGTGGCCGATCGAGGACGGCGCTCGTTTCGGTGACATGTACGTGCAAGTTCTGATAGAATTCCCCAAGGATAACTGGTTCAATGAGAAGGCCGAGTTGGACGCCATTCGCAATATCCTGCCCGGTCTTGCCGACGCACCAAGCACGAAGACAGAGGACCCCAGCAACACGGAGGAAGTACGCGCATACAGCATAATAGCTAACCACACTGGTTTGCCAGACTACCTAGACCGCGAGAACCAGGGCTACTCCCGTCAACAGCACGAGTCCACTGCCGGCACCCCTGAGTGTCCGATGCAGTGA
- the ALT1 gene encoding alanine transaminase ALT1 (Syntenic homolog of Saccharomyces cerevisiae YLR089C (ALT1) and YDR111C (ALT2)), whose protein sequence is MAIGMLRRNSSGTAVSVLQGRVLRTRRLSSVKDGSRFVPAEPMTLADVNENVVKAKYAVRGKIPTRAEELERRLEEHPGSLPFSKIIQANIGNPQQLGQKPLTFYRQVISLMQNPQLLEMPAEWLQQAFKADVVVRARRMLQDAGGSVGAYSASQGVKGYRRTVAQFIERRDGIPANPDNVYLTAGASSAVSCLLSTFCKGPETGVLIPIPQYPLYTATITQNNAVALPYYLNEADGWSTNPDEMERVILDSKKRNIAPKCLVVINPGNPTGSVLSVKDMEAILTLAAKYGIVVIADEVYQDNVFGDAKFHSMRKVLKNLQLREPTLYKNVQLASLHSISKGLSGECGQRGGYMELIGFREELRKVFVKLASISLCPVVTGQALVDLMVGPPSQGDPSYEQYTQETRSIYHELEERSQLLWKTFCSLEGIECNMPQGALYLFPKLHLPQKAIEAAQKLGIPADELYCSELLDETGICTVPGTGFGQIPGTYHVRTTFLPPGTKWIESWKDFHKKFYDKYRD, encoded by the coding sequence ATGGCAATAGGGATGCTGAGAAGAAATAGCAGCGGCACCGCCGTGAGCGTTCTACAGGGGCGTGTGCTTCGCACTCGTAGATTGAGCTCAGTAAAGGACGGGTCGCGGTTTGTGCCTGCGGAACCGATGACACTAGCGGACGTGAACGAAAACGTGGTCAAGGCGAAGTACGCGGTGCGGGGGAAGATTCCAACGCGTGCagaggagctggagcggcGGCTGGAGGAGCACCCGGGCTCGCTGCCGTTCAGCAAAATCATCCAAGCGAACATCGGCAatccgcagcagctgggcCAGAAGCCGCTGACATTCTACCGGCAAGTGATCTCGCTGATGCAGAATCCACAGTTGCTGGAGATGCCCGCAGAAtggctgcagcaggcgtTCAAGGCGGATGTGGTGGTGCGTGCGCGGAGGATGCTGCAGGACGCCGGAGGCTCCGTGGGAGCGTACTCGGCGTCGCAGGGTGTGAAAGGCTACCGGCGCACGGTTGCGCAGTTTATTGAGCGGCGCGATGGGATCCCAGCGAATCCAGACAACGTGTACCTGACCGCGGGTGCGTCCTCTGCTGTGTCTTGTCTGCTGTCGACATTCTGCAAGGGACCGGAGACAGGCGTGTTGATCCCAATCCCTCAGTACCCGCTGTACACTGCTACGATCACACAGAATAACGCGGTTGCGCTGCCGTACTACCTAAATGAGGCTGATGGGTGGTCTACGAATCCAGATGAGATGGAACGTGTCATCCTCGATTCTAAGAAGAGGAACATCGCGCCCAAATGTCTGGTTGTGATTAACCCTGGGAATCCCACTGGTTCCGTACTGTCTGTAAAGGATATGGAGGCTATTCTAACACTTGCTGCGAAGTATGGGATTGTCGTTATTGCGGACGAGGTATACCAGGATAATGTGTTTGGCGATGCCAAGTTCCACTCTATGCGTAAGGTGCTGAAAAACCTTCAACTCAGAGAGCCAACGCTCTACAAGAATGTCCAGTTAGCCTCTCTTCACTCGATCTCGAAGGGGCTCTCCGGCGAATGTGGCCAGCGTGGTGGCTACATGGAATTGATCGGTTTCCGTGAGGAGCTCAGGAAGGTTTTCGTTAAGTTGGCTTCTATATCTCTTTGTCCAGTGGTTACCGGACAAGCTCTAGTCGACCTTATGGTTGGGCCTCCCAGCCAAGGGGATCCATCCTATGAGCAATATACCCAGGAAACAAGGAGTATCTATCACGAATTGGAGGAACGGTCGCAACTGCTGTGGAAAACGTTCTGTTCCTTGGAGGGTATAGAATGCAATATGCCACAAGGTGCTCTATATCTATTCCCTAAGTTGCATCTTCCACAGAAAGCTATTGAAGCGGCGCAAAAGCTGGGTATACCAGCGGATGAGCTCTACTGTAGCGAATTACTTGATGAAACAGGCATCTGCACTGTCCCTGGAACTGGTTTCGGCCAAATCCCGGGCACATATCACGTTAGAACTACGTTTTTGCCACCTGGTACTAAGTGGATCGAAAGTTGGAAGGACTTCCACAAGAAATTTTATGACAAGTATAGGGACTAA
- the FOB1 gene encoding replication fork barrier binding protein FOB1 (Syntenic homolog of Saccharomyces cerevisiae YDR110W (FOB1)), producing MVDIMSSPSKGVNDSQPMFVYQYITDEGFKVPQTDLNLYQLDGSLEHEWIDRGRGELRKIMKTVKGQLTQEIYDLIASDTLSTQKLLECCDKVTPNTVENKYVLLKRRYVAKGGIVIDRKRKDAPVIEPDSLFDMIMSAHLINDHMPWRKVYQHMKGLYANVTRELTNMVTGYCSHCNMDRSVRRFSRYKHYNVHEKLMPLERCHVEVFAPFDDEGVEKIQGKYSHLLYCRDYHSRFIWLLPLEGIAFRYLLPALAQLLCTMIRVPIFLETATLDRQDMFDICEVIARRYKFKIGLGLNSGTEFQKNGIKRVKQLLSEYKEECQDDWNMCLRLVLSRVNQTYADRVRGIPSDLLCNEIPNISMKFKQKQKKIIDQLYAHHVVHFKEAGGMIYLEDEESAFVMDDPDDDCTPVPEEPPVASDSIQNSATILTPITSTQITENEVARQDPDQLEIRPPSQNNESLSDRVSSEEPPVSKERKKRKISKRALKTASSPSPNVNEEYYNNSELAGPGSSFFKNISTSQEPRYGDVSLEL from the coding sequence ATGGTGGACATAATGAGCAGCCCAAGTAAGGGTGTCAATGACAGCCAGCCAATGTTTGTTTACCAATACATCACCGATGAGGGATTCAAAGTTCCGCAGACGGACTTAAATCTTTACCAGCTGGACGGCAGCCTGGAGCATGAGTGGATTGATAGAGGCCGTGGAGAACTACGGAAGATAATGAAGACTGTCAAGGGACAACTGACACAGGAGATTTACGACCTGATTGCATCGGATACCCTTTCTACGCAAAAGCTATTGGAATGCTGCGACAAGGTCACTCCAAATACTGTAGAAAACAAGTATGTGTTGCTAAAAAGGCGTTACGTGGCCAAGGGAGGTATTGTGATTGATCGGAAACGGAAAGATGCTCCTGTGATTGAGCCTGATAGTCTTTTCGATATGATCATGTCTGCGCATCTTATCAACGACCATATGCCTTGGCGCAAAGTATATCAGCATATGAAAGGTCTATATGCTAATGTGACTCGAGAGCTGACGAACATGGTTACTGGTTATTGCTCTCATTGTAATATGGATCGTAGCGTCAGGCGGTTCTCGCGGTACAAGCATTATAATGTCCACGAGAAACTCATGCCTCTAGAAAGATGCCATGTAGAAGTTTTTGCACCATTTGATGACGAGGGGGTTGAGAAGATTCAGGGCAAGTACAGTCATCTCCTTTATTGCCGTGACTACCACTCACGCTTTATTTGGCTTCTTCCATTAGAGGGTATAGCGTTCCGTTATCTACTTCCTGCGCTAGCGCAATTGCTATGTACGATGATAAGGGTTCCAATATTCCTTGAGACTGCGACATTGGATAGGCAGGACATGTTTGATATATGTGAAGTAATTGCTCGAAGGTACAAGTTCAAGATAGGATTGGGATTGAACAGTGGGACTGAATTTCAGAAAAATGGTATTAAAAGAGTAAAACAGTTACTAAGCGAATATAAGGAGGAATGTCAAGATGATTGGAATATGTGTTTACGTCTAGTTCTGAGTCGCGTTAATCAGACATATGCGGACCGTGTAAGAGGTATACCGAGTGATTTATTATGCAATGAAATTCCAAATATATCCATGAAGTTTAAGCAGAAACAGAAGAAAATTATAGACCAGTTATATGCACACCATGTGGTACATTTCAAAGAAGCAGGAGGTATGATCTACTTGGAAGATGAGGAAAGTGCTTTTGTTATGGATGACCCTGATGATGATTGCACGCCAGTTCCAGAAGAGCCGCCAGTCGCTAGCGACTCTATACAAAATTCTGCGACTATATTAACTCCCATAACTAGTACTCAGATTACAGAGAACGAGGTAGCCCGTCAAGATCCTGATCAGCTTGAGATACGCCCCCCTTCCCAGAATAACGAGTCTTTGTCGGATCGTGTTTCGTCCGAAGAACCGCCAGTGTCGAAAGAAAGGAAAAAGCGTAAAATATCCAAAAGGGCTCTAAAAACCGCTTCTTCTCCATCGCCCAATGTAAATGAAGAGTACTATAATAACAGCGAGCTTGCTGGCCCCGGGAGCTCTTTTTTCAAAAATATCTCTACTTCTCAAGAGCCAAGGTATGGCGACGTATCGCTTGAGCTGTGA
- the GAA1 gene encoding GPI-anchor transamidase subunit GAA1 (Syntenic homolog of Saccharomyces cerevisiae YLR088W (GAA1)): protein MAVLEKLHRKVVDMGLVPKIIFSLAKISYVTTLLSVAWLTLFLPMEGQYRRTYISENALMPSQAYSYFRESEWNILRGYRSEIDGMRTLTADERNRIVASWMEEYGAKAAVYNDDRHGETLYAVLHATRGDGTEAMVLAAPWETVEGQYNTGGVALAVAMGRYFSRWPVWSKNIIIVLSEDPHASLRSWVQAYHTKLDLTGGSIEAAIVLDYPGTNDYFQHVEISYEGLNGGMPNLDLLNVAVHITEHEGMKVALHGTPWEELGTDTYFSRMRLLLKGIKDMALSGIKRTSGNEAFSGWRIQSVTLKARGTNGSFDITTFGRVPEAMFRSVNNLLEKFHQSFFFYLLLAPRYFVSIGSYLPAAVGLSISFAVMACDSVLNNEFASLPLISIYNIWALLAFSVALLVSAITAEVFFYLPAPALLLAFNVVVSFMPFALVKYKIQKPFSHRFKAAAYLYFSTVLSSLLVMNFQLAFMVGLLAFPMTFVRTTVHASVRQKMKNSLLLLLSNPFISICVFVHLFEPELTGFSVFYSLIDAWNDLGCWTWYVLCLGWYPAWIMVAYSSIDSVPIAAPAKKSS from the coding sequence ATGGCGGTACTTGAGAAGCTGCATCGAAAGGTCGTGGATATGGGCCTAGTGCCTAAGATCATCTTCTCGCTTGCGAAGATTTCCTATGTCACTACGCTACTGAGCGTTGCATGGTTGACCTTGTTCTTGCCGATGGAGGGCCAGTACCGCAGAACCTACATTTCAGAAAATGCGCTCATGCCTTCGCAGGCATACAGCTACTTCCGAGAAAGCGAGTGGAATATCCTGCGGGGGTACCGCAGCGAGATCGATGGCATGCGTACGTTGACGGCGGATGAGCGGAACCGCATAGTGGCTAGCTGGATGGAAGAATACGGCGCCAAGGCTGCAGTGTACAATGACGACCGCCACGGGGAGACTCTATACGCAGTGCTACACGCCACCAGAGGGGATGGGACGGAAGCAATGGTGCTTGCGGCGCCGTGGGAGACCGTGGAGGGCCAGTACAACACAGGAGGCGTTGCACTAGCCGTCGCGATGGGCCGGTACTTTTCGCGGTGGCCTGTCTGGTCGAAGAACATCATCATTGTGCTGAGCGAAGATCCGCACGCGTCATTGCGGTCGTGGGTACAAGCCTACCACACGAAGCTGGATCTGACGGGTGGCTCGATTGAGGCTGCGATCGTGCTGGACTACCCTGGGACTAATGACTACTTCCAGCACGTGGAGATCAGCTACGAGGGTCTAAATGGTGGGATGCCCAATCTTGATCTGCTCAATGTCGCGGTACACATCACCGAGCATGAGGGCATGAAGGTTGCTCTCCACGGGACGCCGTGGGAAGAGCTAGGAACAGACACTTACTTCTCTCGGATGCGGCTACTACTAAAGGGTATCAAGGATATGGCTCTCTCTGGAATTAAGCGTACTAGTGGCAACGAAGCCTTTAGTGGTTGGCGGATACAGTCAGTCACGCTGAAGGCGCGGGGCACGAACGGTAGCTTCGACATCACAACGTTCGGTCGTGTACCGGAGGCTATGTTCCGCTCCGTCAATAATTTGCTGGAAAAGTTCCACCAGTCCTTTTTCTTCTACTTGCTGTTGGCACCGAGATATTTTGTCTCCATTGGAAGCTATCTTCCAGCGGCCGTCGGGCTCTCTATCTCGTTCGCCGTAATGGCATGTGATAGCGTCTTAAACAATGAATTTGCATCTCTGCCATTGATTTCGATATACAATATCTGGGCCTTGTTGGCGTTTTCGGTGGCCTTGTTGGTCTCAGCAATTACCGCTGAGGTTTTCTTCTACCTTCCTGCTCCCGCCTTGCTGCTGGCGTTCAACGTTGTGGTCAGCTTCATGCCATTTGCATTGGTCAAATATAAGATACAGAAGCCGTTTTCTCACCGTTTCAAGGCTGCTGCCTATCTTTATTTCTCTACGGTACTGAGTTCCCTACTCGTCATGAACTTTCAGCTGGCCTTCATGGTCGGATTGCTAGCCTTCCCTATGACATTCGTCAGGACCACCGTGCATGCATCAGTAAGGCAGAAAATGAAGAACTCACTGTTGCTCCTGTTGTCAAATCCCTTTATCTCTATATGTGTCTTTGTGCATTTATTTGAGCCAGAACTAACTGGTTTCTCAGTTTTCTACTCCCTCATCGATGCGTGGAACGATTTGGGATGCTGGACCTGGTATGTCTTATGCTTAGGATGGTATCCAGCTTGGATAATGGTTGCATATTCCAGCATTGACTCTGTACCTATTGCAGCCCCGGCGAAGAAGTCGTCGTAA